TACGTATACAGCATTGGCATTTTCTATCGGTATTGTATTAGGCTTTTTGATCTCTCCAGCTAAAAATGGTTTTGGCAATAATTCTGGCAATAACATAAAGAATTACTATTATAACAACCCTTTAGGGGATAATGAGACAAAACCCTCAGTATAAAGGGTTTAAGTGTCATTTGAACTATGTATTGAGATATTTAAGAAGGAAGTTGAAGTGATTGGCAGAATTAATGTTAGGCGGTGATTATGATAGAAAAGAAATTCCCTGTTATTGAAACCGACAGATTGATTCTAAAGGAAATAATTAGAGATGATGCTGAAGATATTTTTAAGTATCTATCAGATGAAAATGTGATGAAATACTATGGTTTGGAACCGTTCAAATCAATTGATGAGGCGATGGAGGAGATTGGGTGGTATCAATCGATCTTTGATGAGGGATCTGGTGTCAGATGGGGAATTACCTTAAAAGGCCACAGAAATGTGATTGGCAGTTGTGGTTTCTTAAACAAAGTCCCACAGCACTACCGTTCCGAAATTGGTTTTGAGTTGAGCAAGGAATATTGGGGAAAAGGGATTGCTAACGAGGCATTGGCCGCTGTGATACAATACGGATTTGAACAAATGAATCTTCAACGGATTCAGGCGCTGATTGAACCCCTTAATCTTTCGTCGCAAAAATTAGTTGAAAGAAATGGCTTCATTAAAGAAGGTCTAATGCGAAATTATGAATATACTTGTGGGAAATTTGATGATTTATTCATGTATTCATTAATTAAGCAAGATGTTGAGACAGGCTCAAATACATAGGGAGAAGTTATTATAAAATGAATCATAAATTCATAGAAAACATCCAACGAGTCTATCCTGACTTAATCATTAATGATGTTTTTGTTAATGAAATCGGCCAGAATAATGACGTCATTATTGTCAACGAATCTCTGGTTTTCAGATTCCCCAAATACAAACAAGGGATTATGCAATTAAGAAGGGAAACAGAGATTTTAAAATACATAAAGGACATTGTCTCTATGCCTATTCCGGTCCCTGGTTATGAGTGCTTAGCTGAATTAGAACCTGGTAAGTCCTTCACTGGTTATAAATTGATTGATGGCAAGCCTTTGTGGAGGAATGGTTTACTGGAAATCAAGAGTGACGAGCAGCTTAGAAGGCTGGCGTCACAACTGGTTTCTTTTCTAGCAGAAATTCATTCTATTTCTGGGGACAGAGCAAGCAGGGAATTAAAATTGGAGGGACGTCATCCTCGTGAGGAAATGAGTGACCTTTATGAAAAAATTATAGATAAATTGTTTCCTTTTATGAGAAATGAATCCAAAGAGGATGTAACAGAATCGTTCGAGAATTTTTTGAATGGGGATGTGTTCGCTAATTTAGAACTTACACTTATTCATGGGGATTTTGGTGCGTCGAATATTTTATGGAATCCACGGACTGTTGAGATTTCCGGGATCATCGATTTTGGAGGTTCTGGCATTGGAGATCCGGCATATGATTTTGCGGGAATACTTTCCAGTTACGGTGAAGGTTTTTTTAATAAGTGTATGGAGTTATATCCGGACGGTCAAGAAATAGCTAAGCGTGTTCATTTCTACAAAAGTACCTTTGCCCTGCAGGAGGCATTGCATGGGATTGAACATAATGATGTACTGGCTTTTGAAGCTGGTATCAAGAATTACAGATAGTATTTTTGCTGGATAAAATCCGAAAAGAAATGCCGCGGCCAACGCGGCATTTCTCATTTTTACAGAATTATTTATTCAGGGCAGGGACATCTTTCCTGACTACATCGAATAAACCAGCACCGATGATGTCGAGTGCAGATTTCATCCTTTCAGGTGAGATATTGTCTTCGATTGTGTCCTGTGGTGTATGGTAGACTTTCTCGATATGGTAGACAAGCGGGTCCCAGCTGTCGATTCCCATCCAGATGAATAATGCAGCTGGAATTCCGGCATTATGGAACGGAACATGGTCACTTGACCCAAATTTGCCTGGCAGGATATCAGAGTTTCCGAGTCGTGCTCCTGCTGCGACAGTTGAATCAGTGACAATATTGTTGGAGCCATTTGATGTCATGGCATAAAGATTCTTAGCTGGGCCATAATTTGTGGCAACCATGTCCGGCACGAAGACAGCTTCGATATTGTCACGCTGTTCCTGTGTCAATTGGTCGACATAATATCTAGCGCCGAGCAGTCCGCGTTCCTCAGAACCGAAGGCAATGAACTTTAATTCTTTATCTGTATTGTATCCCTTATAAACACGTGCCAATTCAAGCATTAGACCGACGCCAGACGCATTGTCATTTGCACCCGGAGCACCAACGACGCTGTCATGATGCGCTCCCAAAATCACTTCTTTCGTATCTTTGTTTTTCTGTTTAGGAGCCTTTGTGGCAATGACATTGACAGATTCCAGATCGGAGAATTGCTCAGACGACAGGCTGATTTCCACCGGACCTTCTGCCAGCTTTTCTTTCAGCCATTCC
The window above is part of the Mesobacillus jeotgali genome. Proteins encoded here:
- a CDS encoding GNAT family N-acetyltransferase, whose protein sequence is MIEKKFPVIETDRLILKEIIRDDAEDIFKYLSDENVMKYYGLEPFKSIDEAMEEIGWYQSIFDEGSGVRWGITLKGHRNVIGSCGFLNKVPQHYRSEIGFELSKEYWGKGIANEALAAVIQYGFEQMNLQRIQALIEPLNLSSQKLVERNGFIKEGLMRNYEYTCGKFDDLFMYSLIKQDVETGSNT
- a CDS encoding aminoglycoside phosphotransferase family protein yields the protein MNHKFIENIQRVYPDLIINDVFVNEIGQNNDVIIVNESLVFRFPKYKQGIMQLRRETEILKYIKDIVSMPIPVPGYECLAELEPGKSFTGYKLIDGKPLWRNGLLEIKSDEQLRRLASQLVSFLAEIHSISGDRASRELKLEGRHPREEMSDLYEKIIDKLFPFMRNESKEDVTESFENFLNGDVFANLELTLIHGDFGASNILWNPRTVEISGIIDFGGSGIGDPAYDFAGILSSYGEGFFNKCMELYPDGQEIAKRVHFYKSTFALQEALHGIEHNDVLAFEAGIKNYR
- a CDS encoding M28 family metallopeptidase, with the protein product MVLRKQGVKVAASLLALTMAFGSASYATSEPANGKSGYSQDQKVVARVDAERAIEHVRYLSEEIGPRPGGLHAEKESAEYIANVLKSYGYEVEYQYFPVADQYIADVAFADGTSWQMAAAPNGKVSKEAVSGEVLFVEGGTNLADFPADTAGKIVVMPRASSTAAYRTQVDNAVQAGAAGVILQSLVGSRGNYGQTFNPNLAAPVDIPVFGAAYIQGEWLKEKLAEGPVEISLSSEQFSDLESVNVIATKAPKQKNKDTKEVILGAHHDSVVGAPGANDNASGVGLMLELARVYKGYNTDKELKFIAFGSEERGLLGARYYVDQLTQEQRDNIEAVFVPDMVATNYGPAKNLYAMTSNGSNNIVTDSTVAAGARLGNSDILPGKFGSSDHVPFHNAGIPAALFIWMGIDSWDPLVYHIEKVYHTPQDTIEDNISPERMKSALDIIGAGLFDVVRKDVPALNK